From one Agathobaculum sp. NTUH-O15-33 genomic stretch:
- a CDS encoding GNAT family N-acetyltransferase has protein sequence MEDIPHWIMQTERLRFRRLRADDFALIAPILQDEKIMYAWEHGFDYNEVCDWLADELRRYREDGCGHCAGFDRQTGELVALAGALVEQLPEGPAYGVAYIVDRRHWGKGYGVECATASLRRAFLELGADRAVAVIRPENRSSRRVAEACGMKPAGEFIRHYRGKDMPHIIYELRRPE, from the coding sequence ATGGAAGATATACCGCACTGGATCATGCAAACCGAGCGCCTGCGCTTTCGCCGCCTGCGGGCGGACGATTTCGCGCTGATCGCGCCGATCTTGCAGGATGAAAAAATCATGTACGCATGGGAGCACGGCTTTGATTACAACGAGGTATGCGACTGGCTCGCGGACGAGCTGCGCCGCTACCGAGAGGACGGCTGCGGCCACTGCGCCGGCTTCGACCGCCAAACGGGCGAGTTGGTCGCTCTCGCGGGCGCGTTGGTAGAGCAGCTTCCCGAAGGCCCGGCGTACGGCGTCGCCTATATCGTCGACCGCCGCCATTGGGGCAAGGGGTACGGCGTCGAGTGTGCGACAGCCTCGCTCCGCCGCGCCTTTTTGGAGCTTGGCGCCGATCGCGCCGTCGCGGTCATACGGCCGGAAAACCGCTCCTCCCGCCGCGTGGCCGAAGCCTGCGGCATGAAGCCCGCCGGGGAATTCATTCGCCACTATCGCGGCAAGGACATGCCGCATATCATCTACGAACTGCGTAGGCCGGAGTAA
- a CDS encoding CopG family transcriptional regulator has product MKDRLFVLVSDDTKAKLEQCKTALNTTASDIVRRGIDKIYDDLSEK; this is encoded by the coding sequence ATGAAAGACCGACTATTTGTTTTGGTCAGCGACGATACAAAAGCCAAGCTGGAACAGTGCAAAACCGCACTGAATACAACAGCTTCCGATATCGTGCGTCGTGGTATCGACAAGATATATGACGACCTATCTGAAAAATGA
- a CDS encoding DUF6809 family protein, which produces MKQKFIEDLYFGRYRPFERPRTLNPARDAIEQQIDAETRYFTADMRDDDCRRFLDLSDLYTASDSFDQMDAFASGLQLGARFMHAILAEDESEVVPCSRL; this is translated from the coding sequence ATGAAACAAAAGTTTATCGAAGACCTGTATTTTGGCCGGTACCGCCCCTTTGAGCGCCCGCGCACGCTAAACCCGGCGCGCGACGCGATCGAGCAGCAGATCGACGCGGAAACGCGCTATTTTACCGCCGACATGCGGGATGACGATTGCCGCCGTTTCCTCGACCTGAGCGATCTATACACAGCCTCCGATTCTTTTGACCAAATGGACGCCTTCGCATCCGGCTTGCAGCTTGGCGCGCGGTTCATGCACGCCATATTAGCGGAGGATGAGAGCGAGGTCGTCCCCTGCTCTCGCCTATAA
- a CDS encoding EcsC family protein: MSKAIYKRLRKVQTQQARAAQKREQMGPRPLDRLSDKIPDGLADKLNAAFYKSFQLIFEKGIGLIEKTYDKRAAVREHRYRDSAVRDGATAKHLRAVGRRARTTVRWGTGAALAEGAALGVLGIGLPDIPVFLAGLLRGLYRIALSFGFACESEGERCYLLLLIAAALSQKDEREQFQEQAVQAARALDTAQPPKTRLEDCLRAASDRLSREMLTAKFVQGLPIVGVAGGVRNVSVYRTVTAYAARAYEERYLKKQIR; this comes from the coding sequence GTGAGCAAAGCGATCTATAAACGACTGCGCAAGGTGCAGACCCAGCAGGCGCGCGCCGCGCAAAAGCGGGAGCAAATGGGACCAAGGCCATTGGACCGGTTAAGCGACAAAATACCGGATGGTTTGGCTGATAAGTTGAACGCCGCGTTTTACAAAAGCTTTCAGCTTATTTTTGAAAAGGGCATAGGGCTGATCGAAAAGACCTATGACAAAAGGGCGGCCGTGCGCGAGCACCGCTACCGGGACAGCGCGGTGCGCGACGGAGCGACAGCCAAGCACCTGCGCGCGGTAGGCCGCCGCGCGCGTACCACGGTGCGTTGGGGCACTGGGGCGGCGCTCGCCGAAGGGGCGGCGCTGGGTGTGCTCGGCATCGGCCTGCCTGATATCCCCGTGTTTTTGGCCGGGCTGCTGCGCGGCCTGTACCGCATCGCGCTGAGCTTTGGTTTTGCCTGTGAAAGCGAGGGCGAGCGGTGCTATCTGCTGCTGTTGATCGCGGCGGCGCTGAGCCAAAAGGACGAGCGGGAGCAGTTTCAGGAGCAAGCCGTGCAGGCGGCGCGGGCGCTGGACACGGCACAGCCGCCCAAAACCCGGCTGGAGGATTGCCTGCGCGCCGCGTCCGACCGCCTTTCGCGCGAAATGCTCACTGCGAAATTCGTGCAGGGCCTGCCGATCGTCGGCGTAGCCGGCGGTGTGCGCAATGTTTCGGTGTACCGAACGGTAACGGCCTACGCCGCGCGCGCCTATGAGGAACGGTACTTGAAAAAACAAATCAGGTAG
- the nrdG gene encoding anaerobic ribonucleoside-triphosphate reductase activating protein: MEGKLRVAGTVGESIVDGPGFRYTVFTQGCPHHCPGCHNPQTHDFAGGTEMELGALLADMLKNKFVRGVTFSGGEPFCQAEPLFHLAEELKKADKHLMAYTGYTFEQLLALDDPYAQKLLGTLDLLVDGPFIEDERNIELRFRGSANQRVLDVQASLAAGSPVWDERYR; the protein is encoded by the coding sequence ATGGAAGGCAAGCTGCGCGTTGCGGGTACGGTCGGCGAATCCATTGTCGACGGGCCCGGCTTCCGCTATACCGTGTTTACGCAGGGCTGTCCGCACCATTGTCCGGGTTGCCACAACCCGCAAACGCATGATTTTGCGGGCGGCACCGAAATGGAACTGGGCGCTTTGCTGGCGGACATGCTGAAAAATAAATTTGTCCGTGGCGTTACCTTTTCCGGGGGAGAGCCCTTCTGCCAAGCAGAACCGCTCTTTCATTTGGCGGAGGAGCTGAAAAAGGCGGACAAGCACCTGATGGCATACACCGGCTACACGTTTGAGCAGCTTTTGGCGCTGGACGATCCATATGCACAAAAGCTTCTGGGAACGCTGGATCTGTTGGTGGACGGGCCGTTCATCGAGGACGAGCGCAATATTGAGCTGCGTTTTCGCGGCAGCGCAAACCAGCGGGTGCTGGATGTCCAAGCGTCCCTTGCGGCGGGATCGCCGGTTTGGGATGAGCGATACAGATAA